In Myxococcus stipitatus, the following are encoded in one genomic region:
- a CDS encoding acyltransferase, producing MTPFHQSLSRELKTLLSRLKLRRCQEVGDSPTVLGRVWIHGAGRVQVGHRVILDGRLAPIELNVMGADSLIILGDDVVIEGGASLEAMSSISVGAGSRLGAYCKVMDNQHHPLRGNRHARPASVPLVIEESVSVGSRAILLPGTHLSKGCTVAPGTVVSRKIPAGVSVGGVPARVLRREVMG from the coding sequence ATGACGCCGTTCCATCAATCCCTGTCGCGTGAGCTGAAGACGCTCCTGTCCCGCCTGAAACTCAGGCGCTGCCAGGAGGTGGGGGACTCGCCCACGGTGCTGGGCCGTGTGTGGATTCACGGCGCGGGACGAGTCCAGGTGGGCCACCGCGTCATCCTGGACGGCCGGCTGGCACCCATCGAGCTGAACGTCATGGGGGCTGACAGCCTCATCATCCTGGGTGATGACGTGGTCATCGAGGGTGGTGCGTCCCTGGAGGCGATGAGCTCCATCAGCGTGGGCGCGGGCTCCCGCCTGGGGGCCTACTGCAAGGTGATGGACAATCAGCACCATCCGCTCCGGGGAAACCGCCATGCGCGGCCCGCCTCGGTGCCGCTGGTCATCGAGGAGTCGGTGTCGGTGGGAAGCCGCGCCATCCTCTTGCCGGGAACCCACCTCTCCAAGGGCTGCACGGTGGCGCCCGGGACGGTGGTCTCCCGGAAGATTCCGGCAGGGGTCAGCGTGGGCGGGGTGCCCGCCCGTGTTCTGCGCAGGGAGGTGATGGGATGA